In a genomic window of Cerasicoccus sp. TK19100:
- a CDS encoding ABC transporter ATP-binding protein, whose amino-acid sequence MSKPAIQVSNITKRYKLGGIGAGSLRDDLVNFWNKISQRRSATSANTFTALDDISFEVQPGEILGIIGHNGAGKSTLLKILSRITEPTSGEAVIHGRVSSLLEVGTGFHPELSGRDNIYLSGAVLGMSKAEIASKFDQIVAFSELEKFIDTPIKRYSSGMTVRLGFAVAAHLDSDIMIVDEVLAVGDARFQHKCLNMIRDIQRRGRTILFVSHNSLAIESLCTRTILLKAGKIIKDGEPHEVMREYLQSDTFNVEGRILANSGSLNLTSFSAQYEFLSPEQCRITCDVELSDIDCPEDFYMDLELDTNAGTRILQLVTLPRDYVLHKRNGGPIKARYEILCSVLAPGDYKVNLYAYNPAKGVLLHFTDIAAFTVSAEGAYSETRNDSYKAVLCTPFNFKQIDE is encoded by the coding sequence ATGTCCAAGCCCGCAATTCAAGTTTCCAACATTACCAAGCGCTATAAACTCGGCGGTATTGGTGCCGGCAGTTTACGCGATGATCTCGTAAACTTTTGGAACAAGATCAGCCAACGCCGTTCAGCCACTTCCGCCAATACCTTTACTGCGCTGGACGACATCAGCTTCGAAGTGCAGCCAGGCGAAATCCTTGGCATAATCGGCCACAATGGTGCCGGCAAATCAACCCTGCTAAAGATACTTTCACGAATCACCGAGCCAACCTCCGGCGAGGCCGTTATTCATGGGCGCGTTAGCTCGCTACTGGAAGTCGGCACCGGTTTCCATCCGGAGCTAAGCGGACGGGATAACATCTACCTCTCCGGCGCAGTCCTCGGAATGTCCAAAGCGGAAATTGCCTCGAAGTTCGATCAGATCGTCGCCTTCTCCGAACTGGAGAAATTCATCGATACGCCCATTAAGCGCTATTCATCTGGTATGACGGTGCGCCTTGGCTTTGCCGTGGCGGCGCATCTGGACTCGGATATCATGATCGTCGACGAAGTCCTGGCCGTGGGCGATGCCCGTTTCCAGCACAAGTGCCTGAACATGATTCGTGACATACAAAGACGCGGCCGCACGATTCTCTTTGTCAGCCACAACAGCCTCGCAATCGAAAGCCTGTGCACACGGACAATCCTGCTCAAAGCAGGCAAAATCATCAAGGATGGGGAACCGCATGAAGTCATGCGCGAATATCTCCAGAGTGACACCTTCAACGTAGAGGGGCGCATCCTCGCCAACAGTGGCAGCCTGAACCTTACATCGTTTTCCGCGCAGTATGAATTCCTGAGTCCAGAACAATGCCGCATTACGTGTGATGTCGAGTTGAGCGACATCGACTGCCCGGAAGATTTTTACATGGACCTGGAGCTGGACACAAACGCGGGAACCCGAATCTTGCAGCTCGTCACCCTTCCCCGTGATTACGTCCTGCATAAGCGCAATGGCGGCCCGATAAAGGCTCGCTACGAGATACTCTGCTCCGTCCTCGCGCCGGGTGATTACAAGGTAAACCTCTATGCCTACAATCCGGCCAAGGGCGTGCTACTGCACTTTACCGATATCGCGGCCTTTACCGTGAGCGCCGAAGGTGCCTACTCGGAAACCCGAAACGACTCGTATAAAGCGGTGCTCTGCACACCGTTCAATTTTAAGCAAATAGACGAGTAA
- a CDS encoding ABC transporter permease: MSTQTEIIIKPSGRASYFNWKEIIDYRDLLFLMIRRDFVSRYKQTILGPAWAIIQPVMTALVFTVIFGKVAKISTDGAPPFLFYLTGMLFWQMFSTSILAGGNSLQANASLFSKVYFPRIIPSLATQITQLIPFTIQFIIFGVFYTWYQLSSDAATVHWLRLLWLPFLIILVMLTSLSISLLYSALTAKYRDLQHALGFIVQLGLYATPVIYPVSSINAEWRWLVWANPLAAPISCTKWIFLDAGAPPGWPLVLSAVFTLLIFLIAVVFFQRVQRTFIDTV, encoded by the coding sequence ATGAGCACCCAAACGGAAATCATCATTAAACCCTCCGGACGGGCTTCCTACTTTAATTGGAAAGAGATCATCGACTACCGAGATCTGCTCTTCCTAATGATCCGTCGCGATTTCGTCTCGCGCTACAAGCAGACCATTCTAGGGCCGGCCTGGGCGATTATTCAGCCAGTCATGACGGCTCTGGTCTTTACGGTGATCTTTGGCAAAGTCGCAAAGATTTCCACCGATGGCGCACCGCCCTTTCTATTCTACCTGACGGGCATGCTTTTCTGGCAGATGTTTTCGACATCAATCCTGGCCGGTGGCAACTCGCTGCAGGCCAACGCCAGTTTATTCAGCAAGGTTTACTTCCCGCGCATCATCCCCTCTCTGGCCACCCAGATAACTCAACTGATACCGTTTACGATCCAGTTCATCATCTTCGGTGTATTTTACACTTGGTATCAACTCAGCAGCGATGCCGCCACCGTCCACTGGCTGCGCTTACTTTGGCTGCCCTTTCTTATAATCCTGGTGATGCTGACGTCGCTTAGCATCAGTTTGCTCTACTCCGCACTGACAGCCAAATACCGCGACCTCCAGCACGCCCTCGGGTTCATTGTTCAATTGGGGCTCTATGCCACCCCGGTTATTTATCCGGTATCGTCCATCAACGCTGAATGGCGATGGCTGGTATGGGCTAATCCACTGGCCGCCCCCATTAGCTGCACCAAATGGATTTTTCTGGATGCAGGCGCGCCCCCTGGGTGGCCTTTGGTTTTATCGGCCGTCTTCACCCTGCTCATCTTTCTAATCGCAGTGGTCTTCTTTCAACGCGTGCAACGCACATTCATTGACACCGTGTAG
- a CDS encoding WecB/TagA/CpsF family glycosyltransferase, which produces MAKTADISTQHTARVLGINFFQGTPEEAVEQVLQGGLTVAPSGPNLADMDRMPAYRQAVLSADTAVLDSGFLVLCWKTLHGEQLSRLSGLLLLETMLANVTQLKRMSQLWVMPTEESLQRTKDYLARLGLEVSDEQFYVAPHYAEGAVSDEALQRKVEAQRPDLIMVNVAGGKQEVLGHWLLQQLNYRPAVICTGAAIAFKTGEQANIPKWGDRLFLGWLLRIISDPSRYLGRYWRARRLWKLIKRYGAEPPPENA; this is translated from the coding sequence ATGGCCAAAACGGCAGACATATCCACACAACACACCGCACGCGTGCTCGGGATCAACTTCTTCCAGGGCACGCCCGAAGAAGCGGTTGAGCAAGTGCTGCAAGGCGGACTGACCGTGGCCCCCTCGGGCCCCAATCTGGCTGATATGGACCGCATGCCAGCATACCGCCAAGCAGTGCTGTCGGCTGATACCGCTGTCCTCGATAGCGGGTTTCTCGTCCTGTGCTGGAAGACGCTGCACGGCGAACAACTCTCACGCCTCTCCGGCCTGCTGTTACTCGAAACCATGCTGGCCAATGTCACGCAGTTAAAGCGAATGAGCCAGCTATGGGTCATGCCCACCGAAGAGTCTCTGCAACGCACCAAAGACTATCTGGCCCGGCTCGGGCTCGAGGTGAGCGACGAGCAATTCTACGTGGCACCACACTACGCCGAAGGGGCGGTAAGTGACGAAGCTTTGCAACGCAAAGTTGAAGCACAGCGGCCGGACTTGATCATGGTCAATGTGGCCGGCGGCAAACAAGAAGTGCTGGGGCATTGGCTTCTCCAGCAGCTCAATTACCGCCCTGCGGTCATCTGCACCGGTGCCGCCATTGCCTTTAAAACCGGTGAGCAGGCCAACATTCCCAAGTGGGGCGATCGTCTGTTTCTGGGTTGGCTCTTGCGAATTATTAGCGACCCAAGTCGCTACCTCGGGCGCTACTGGCGCGCGCGGCGTTTATGGAAACTGATCAAGCGATACGGTGCTGAACCCCCTCCGGAAAACGCATAG
- the nusG gene encoding transcription termination/antitermination protein NusG codes for MPLIPPSCETPFWFCVKTQPRRERAAYKTLLTLPEVEAILPMARYPKQNSKGKRMTSEAIFPGYLFCRFSPVNSSRAVQYSQGVAYIIKRGDKLVSLRDELIEEIRELAPEGVLELEPKPLMPGERVRLIQGIFSGSEAEVVGLAPSAERVKVLLEILGREQEITLPLEEIERMFENPFSD; via the coding sequence ATGCCTTTAATTCCACCCAGTTGCGAAACGCCCTTCTGGTTCTGCGTGAAGACGCAACCACGGCGCGAACGGGCCGCCTACAAAACCCTGCTGACGCTTCCCGAAGTCGAAGCCATCCTCCCTATGGCGCGCTACCCGAAGCAAAACAGCAAGGGCAAGCGGATGACCAGTGAAGCGATTTTTCCCGGCTATCTGTTTTGCCGTTTCTCGCCGGTCAACTCCAGCCGCGCCGTGCAATATTCGCAAGGCGTGGCCTACATCATCAAGCGCGGCGACAAGCTCGTCTCACTGCGCGATGAACTGATCGAAGAGATTCGCGAACTCGCGCCCGAAGGTGTGCTTGAGCTGGAGCCCAAGCCCCTGATGCCCGGTGAACGCGTGCGGCTGATCCAAGGCATTTTCTCGGGCAGCGAGGCAGAAGTCGTCGGGCTGGCCCCGTCCGCCGAGCGCGTGAAAGTGCTGCTCGAAATCCTTGGCCGCGAACAGGAGATCACCCTCCCCCTGGAAGAAATCGAGCGCATGTTTGAGAACCCGTTTTCCGATTAA
- a CDS encoding GbsR/MarR family transcriptional regulator, with protein sequence MDDHAAVKELTELEAETVAMFVRLVQVLGLPKSIGQIYGLVYISPEPVSMDDITSRLGISLGSASQGLRQLRALKAIRVAYIPGQRKDHYLPETEFRKLISNFIDDQLRPHIEVGQQAIDHMEELSSKAPAEHAEHYRTRIDKLRRLHNIAGRVTPAIAKFINF encoded by the coding sequence ATGGATGACCATGCGGCAGTTAAGGAGCTTACCGAACTGGAGGCGGAAACCGTCGCAATGTTCGTTCGGCTCGTGCAAGTGCTGGGTTTGCCCAAATCGATTGGCCAGATTTACGGGCTGGTTTACATCTCGCCGGAGCCGGTTTCGATGGACGACATTACCTCGCGCCTGGGTATTAGCCTGGGCTCAGCCAGCCAAGGCCTACGTCAACTGCGGGCGCTCAAGGCGATTCGCGTCGCTTACATTCCCGGACAACGTAAGGATCATTACCTGCCGGAAACTGAGTTTCGTAAGCTGATCTCCAATTTTATCGACGACCAACTGCGCCCGCATATCGAAGTCGGCCAGCAAGCGATCGACCACATGGAGGAATTATCCTCTAAAGCCCCTGCCGAACACGCCGAGCATTACCGCACCCGCATCGACAAGCTGCGCCGCCTGCACAACATCGCCGGGCGCGTCACCCCAGCCATCGCCAAGTTTATCAATTTCTAA
- a CDS encoding CBM35 domain-containing protein: MPASTPNSPEAGVEIDVIEIRGRRAGGFWTDDASPYDPVLHPNGYIHFINRATGDIVDIAPSEYNAKLHDRIYDLSDDLNFGVHWDGYSSNQNSIWATLQPNGDDNTLFDGLFHTYGLLWTPDEYVLYYDGVEILRIPRADDTSTPDFDEGWLSSEKNSNDAKLITYTYPKSGRPKSNYEASDEKAISQALQHLILSVEVRDPNFGPQDNWVGPLYELGPQGDPANTKMVVDSVRVYEMKSLQAIQTPAQPNVLGASTFINAENYDNGGQGIAFMDRYDSGPDAVFTQAEREAHTPQIDIADFGSGDYYIQDFEAREWVEYTVTPGAPGYYAVSVDAGNPAIDYPTSKEDGKARTSLLFSADHDGLGSIIIDASTQSGAGKIRRHALPVPVGIFCPTIMNIQALTNSDVLVEVDSSTTTYIDLETYVDGLQFDYLGNVIDSREAETATLTGSISRGDGYLTNFNNAGEARFANLPGWDGEAAKLLIRYSVVDNGSNTPFLKVRVNNAFVQDGGSDLLLTLQPDNTLYEKGYERSYYRYVTVDIPAGMLTANSTSNTLDIVSDGSSNEEIRIDWIALASEIDLPAPVCNCCSSGGETVTLEAEDGTLIGGAFQGSDAGASGGYFVNGLWSIDSAVEWSVTAASAGDATLSLTYAYDSAGNTTTRSFIVNGTEVADLTLDGDNPGFTGVATATVALNTGANTIWIGRLANDGGGAVKFDVLDVQLPGSAPVASLNLTVEAEATTVFGSDAYTTLVGDATIGTHANANGGAYVDGLNKSFTGVEFNLGNNVPAGNATLTIRYANGGSATVTKALEVNTVATDVDFPVTGSWNTFQEITLPADITLDGDGSDVLRIWRKYVTAADTGSLRIDSITLQN; encoded by the coding sequence ATGCCTGCGTCGACGCCCAACTCGCCCGAGGCAGGTGTCGAAATCGACGTCATCGAAATCCGTGGTCGCCGCGCTGGCGGCTTTTGGACGGACGATGCAAGCCCCTACGATCCGGTCTTACATCCCAATGGCTACATCCACTTCATCAACAGAGCTACCGGCGATATCGTCGACATCGCACCATCGGAGTATAATGCTAAGCTACACGACAGAATCTACGATTTATCCGACGACCTGAACTTCGGCGTGCACTGGGATGGCTATTCCTCGAACCAAAATTCCATCTGGGCTACCCTGCAACCCAACGGCGATGACAATACTCTGTTCGATGGATTGTTCCACACCTATGGCTTGTTGTGGACGCCGGATGAGTACGTGCTCTATTACGACGGTGTGGAAATTCTCCGCATACCGCGTGCGGATGACACCTCAACGCCGGACTTCGATGAGGGCTGGCTGAGCTCCGAAAAGAATTCCAACGATGCAAAGCTCATTACGTATACCTACCCCAAAAGTGGACGCCCGAAAAGCAACTACGAAGCTTCCGACGAAAAGGCAATCAGCCAGGCGCTGCAGCATTTGATCCTGTCGGTCGAAGTGCGCGATCCCAACTTTGGTCCACAGGACAATTGGGTCGGTCCGCTGTATGAACTCGGCCCGCAGGGTGATCCCGCCAACACCAAGATGGTCGTCGACAGCGTGCGCGTGTATGAGATGAAAAGTCTGCAGGCGATCCAGACTCCGGCGCAGCCCAACGTTCTGGGTGCCTCCACGTTTATTAACGCTGAGAATTACGACAATGGCGGGCAGGGCATCGCCTTTATGGATCGCTACGATTCCGGCCCGGACGCCGTCTTCACGCAAGCTGAGCGCGAGGCGCACACACCGCAAATCGACATCGCGGACTTCGGTAGCGGTGATTACTACATCCAGGATTTCGAAGCGCGCGAGTGGGTCGAATACACCGTGACTCCCGGGGCACCCGGCTACTACGCGGTCTCCGTCGATGCGGGTAACCCGGCCATCGATTACCCGACGAGCAAAGAAGACGGAAAAGCGCGTACGAGCTTGCTTTTCTCGGCAGACCACGACGGCCTCGGCTCAATCATCATTGATGCCAGCACACAGAGCGGAGCAGGCAAAATTCGTCGCCATGCTTTGCCGGTACCGGTGGGTATTTTCTGTCCTACGATAATGAATATCCAAGCGCTAACCAACAGCGATGTTTTGGTGGAAGTTGATTCCTCCACTACCACCTACATCGACTTGGAAACCTACGTCGACGGTCTGCAGTTTGACTACCTGGGCAACGTCATCGACTCCCGCGAAGCCGAGACGGCAACGCTCACTGGATCGATCTCTAGAGGCGACGGTTACCTGACCAACTTCAACAATGCCGGTGAAGCGCGGTTCGCGAATCTACCCGGCTGGGATGGCGAGGCAGCCAAGTTGCTCATCCGCTATTCCGTGGTGGATAACGGCAGCAATACGCCGTTCCTCAAGGTGCGCGTCAATAACGCCTTTGTGCAGGATGGCGGCAGCGATCTGTTGCTCACGCTTCAGCCCGACAACACCCTTTACGAGAAGGGCTACGAGCGCTCTTACTACCGCTATGTCACGGTCGATATCCCCGCTGGCATGCTTACGGCCAATAGCACGAGCAACACGCTCGACATCGTTTCCGATGGCAGCTCCAACGAGGAAATCCGCATCGACTGGATTGCCCTCGCGTCCGAGATCGACTTGCCAGCTCCGGTGTGCAACTGCTGCAGCTCCGGCGGTGAAACCGTTACCCTCGAAGCCGAGGACGGCACGCTGATCGGCGGCGCATTCCAGGGCAGCGACGCCGGCGCCTCGGGCGGTTATTTCGTCAATGGTCTCTGGAGCATCGACTCGGCCGTAGAGTGGTCGGTTACTGCAGCCAGCGCAGGCGACGCCACGCTCTCGCTCACCTATGCTTACGATAGCGCGGGCAATACGACGACGCGTTCCTTTATCGTTAATGGAACCGAGGTTGCCGACCTCACGCTCGATGGCGATAACCCGGGCTTCACCGGTGTGGCCACTGCGACTGTAGCGCTCAATACCGGAGCCAACACGATCTGGATAGGCCGTTTGGCCAACGATGGCGGCGGTGCCGTGAAGTTTGACGTGCTCGATGTGCAACTACCGGGCAGCGCGCCTGTCGCGTCGCTCAACTTGACCGTTGAAGCCGAGGCGACCACTGTGTTCGGCAGTGATGCCTACACGACCCTCGTGGGCGACGCCACCATCGGCACGCATGCCAACGCCAATGGCGGCGCGTATGTCGATGGCTTGAACAAGTCATTCACCGGGGTGGAATTCAACCTCGGCAATAACGTTCCGGCTGGCAACGCTACGCTCACCATCCGCTACGCCAACGGCGGCAGCGCGACGGTCACCAAAGCGCTCGAAGTGAACACCGTGGCGACCGATGTCGATTTCCCCGTGACGGGTAGCTGGAACACCTTCCAGGAGATCACACTCCCGGCGGACATCACACTCGACGGCGATGGCTCGGACGTGCTGCGCATCTGGCGCAAATACGTCACCGCGGCCGACACCGGTTCGCTGCGCATCGACAGCATCACCCTGCAAAATTAA
- a CDS encoding RNA recognition motif domain-containing protein, producing MDIFVGNLPYDIEESGIEEAFAAHGTVNRVKLLLDRETGRSRGIAFVTMDDFKEAQAAIKAMDGQELGGRQINVNQAREREQGPRQGGGDKFRRSGGGGGGSRGRDRY from the coding sequence ATGGATATATTTGTCGGGAATCTGCCCTACGATATTGAAGAGAGTGGTATTGAAGAAGCCTTCGCCGCTCATGGAACTGTCAACCGCGTCAAGCTCTTGCTGGACCGTGAAACCGGCCGCTCACGTGGCATTGCGTTTGTGACCATGGATGATTTTAAGGAAGCCCAAGCGGCAATTAAAGCCATGGACGGCCAGGAGCTCGGCGGTCGCCAGATCAATGTGAATCAGGCGCGCGAGCGTGAACAAGGCCCTCGCCAAGGCGGTGGTGATAAATTCCGTCGCAGTGGTGGCGGTGGTGGGGGATCACGCGGTCGTGATCGCTACTAA
- a CDS encoding fatty acid desaturase, giving the protein MNKALAKAVVINSVAVVAVVGDHAVVIATKPDQPQACVSHPVDSGCDGKPVPLKGKALILASKEFAHENRAKSWWVFLSTLAYFGVCVYGTIAPWAWPARLICSVLCGLLMVRMFVIFHDHQHHAILDRSRVADFLMRLVGILALTPSSIWKSSHNYHHNNNSKLKSARIGSFPIMTRDHYDRANFKTRFEYRFMRHPITMLCGYLTVFLMGMSVLPFLEDPKKHLDGLLAILLHIALMGTLFLFGGFSAVLLTMLIPYSIAMALGTYLFYVQHNFPDVLFRDRKGWTYEGAALDSSSFLRLPRIMHWFTGNIGYHHIHHLNAKIPFYRLPEAMNAMPELQQPKSSSLHPVEILRCLKLAVWDVDAQRMVPLPK; this is encoded by the coding sequence GTGAACAAGGCCCTCGCCAAGGCGGTGGTGATAAATTCCGTCGCAGTGGTGGCGGTGGTGGGGGATCACGCGGTCGTGATCGCTACTAAACCCGACCAGCCACAAGCTTGTGTGTCGCATCCGGTGGATTCCGGGTGCGATGGCAAGCCGGTCCCACTTAAAGGCAAAGCGCTGATTCTGGCCAGTAAGGAGTTTGCCCATGAAAACCGCGCTAAGAGCTGGTGGGTGTTTCTGTCGACGCTTGCCTATTTTGGGGTGTGCGTCTACGGAACGATAGCGCCCTGGGCTTGGCCGGCGCGGCTGATTTGCAGTGTCTTGTGCGGTTTGCTGATGGTGCGCATGTTTGTTATTTTTCATGATCACCAGCACCACGCTATTTTAGACCGCTCACGTGTGGCGGATTTTTTAATGCGCCTGGTGGGTATTCTTGCACTGACGCCCAGCAGCATCTGGAAGAGCTCACACAACTACCATCACAACAACAATTCGAAGCTCAAGAGCGCCCGCATCGGCTCGTTCCCCATCATGACGCGTGACCACTACGATCGCGCTAACTTCAAGACGCGCTTCGAATACCGCTTCATGCGCCACCCGATTACGATGCTATGCGGTTATCTTACCGTGTTTCTCATGGGGATGTCGGTGCTACCTTTTTTAGAAGACCCGAAGAAGCATTTGGACGGACTTTTGGCGATACTCCTCCACATTGCCCTGATGGGAACACTGTTTCTTTTCGGCGGATTTAGCGCAGTGTTACTCACGATGCTGATCCCGTATTCGATCGCGATGGCCCTGGGCACTTACCTGTTTTACGTGCAGCACAATTTCCCCGATGTTCTCTTCCGTGATCGCAAGGGCTGGACCTATGAGGGCGCAGCGCTGGATTCATCCAGCTTTCTCCGTTTGCCCCGGATCATGCATTGGTTCACGGGCAATATCGGCTACCATCACATTCATCACCTCAACGCCAAGATTCCGTTCTACCGGCTGCCTGAGGCGATGAACGCTATGCCCGAGCTGCAGCAGCCCAAGAGCTCCAGCCTGCACCCAGTCGAAATCTTGCGTTGCCTGAAACTGGCCGTCTGGGACGTCGACGCCCAGCGCATGGTGCCGCTACCCAAGTAG
- a CDS encoding chloramphenicol phosphotransferase CPT family protein, translated as MPHPQPVLFLNGTSSAGKTTMAKEFQRQWGEPTLYASIDSFIFMFPQHVLDDDEVRKQVLWPLIGAFNKSLPNIVECGFPVIIDYVMESHVWLEQCLDSLAGFDVYFVGVECPLEELERREKQRGDRQVGFARWQYDRVHQYGDYDLVIDTGTLTPDACASKLCNLLKSGIKPKAFERLRQEQTKAKPDNTTSHRK; from the coding sequence ATGCCCCATCCTCAGCCAGTCCTTTTCCTCAACGGCACTTCCAGCGCCGGAAAGACGACGATGGCCAAGGAGTTTCAGCGGCAATGGGGCGAGCCCACGCTTTATGCTTCGATTGATAGCTTCATTTTCATGTTTCCGCAACATGTGTTGGACGACGACGAAGTCCGCAAGCAAGTGCTCTGGCCGCTGATCGGTGCGTTCAACAAATCATTGCCCAATATTGTCGAATGTGGCTTCCCGGTCATCATCGATTATGTGATGGAAAGCCACGTGTGGCTGGAGCAATGCCTCGATTCACTCGCGGGCTTCGACGTGTATTTCGTCGGAGTGGAATGCCCGCTCGAAGAACTGGAACGAAGGGAAAAACAGCGCGGCGACCGGCAAGTCGGCTTTGCCCGCTGGCAATACGACCGCGTGCATCAATATGGTGACTACGATCTTGTCATCGACACCGGCACCCTCACCCCCGATGCCTGCGCATCCAAGCTCTGTAATCTCCTAAAGTCTGGCATTAAGCCTAAAGCATTTGAGCGCCTGAGGCAGGAGCAGACGAAGGCTAAGCCAGACAATACTACCTCGCATCGCAAATAA
- a CDS encoding RsmB/NOP family class I SAM-dependent RNA methyltransferase has translation MRPTSNSSNLPDNSGQSKKKHGASADGWALAVALCEKFASRPNQKADALLNGLSASIPSEERRRCQRLFYGAMRHNRLISYLLDTLIERPPRPQLRAMLAIALAEWLENIAAGAHIPKAKKSKKDDDGQPSAIFFPGLEADESLPKIADFTVERVKKALTPGEAKFTNAILRRCRGLMEEVAESGSLGLRTSHPDWLVRRWIAERGSDWTEKALLYNQGAAEPLLRWRAAGTPPPAGWLPLQIDSLTEAIESDNPLKSTTALPWFYQLGPDAKWTDALEHLNSGQAYAQDPATWLAPALADVQPGEAVFDLCAAPGGKASYLIEALGDVPTGTLVMLDAPGPRIDQLDENLRKWANDDDGPELHLVALDLLEAQPDEFGAYHAVLLDAPCSNTGVIRRRPDVKSRLLPKDLTNCAELQLKLLTKAAEFVADGGRLIYSTCSLEPEENSGVVEAFLEANPEWTVTATAESTPPATGFDGATVFRLERE, from the coding sequence ATGAGGCCCACTTCCAACTCTTCAAACCTCCCAGATAACTCCGGTCAGTCGAAAAAGAAACACGGCGCGTCCGCGGATGGCTGGGCCTTGGCGGTCGCGCTGTGCGAGAAGTTTGCCTCGCGCCCCAACCAGAAGGCTGATGCGCTGTTGAATGGTTTGTCCGCTTCTATTCCGTCTGAGGAAAGGCGCCGTTGTCAACGCTTGTTTTACGGCGCGATGCGACATAATCGCTTGATTAGCTACCTCTTGGACACCTTGATCGAGCGCCCGCCCCGCCCCCAACTGCGTGCCATGCTAGCCATTGCCCTCGCCGAGTGGCTGGAAAATATCGCCGCCGGGGCCCACATCCCCAAGGCCAAGAAGTCGAAAAAAGACGACGACGGCCAACCCTCGGCCATCTTTTTCCCCGGCCTCGAAGCCGACGAATCCCTCCCCAAGATTGCCGACTTCACCGTGGAGCGCGTCAAAAAAGCCCTTACCCCCGGCGAGGCAAAGTTCACCAACGCCATCCTCCGCCGCTGCCGTGGGCTAATGGAGGAAGTTGCCGAAAGCGGCTCACTCGGCCTGCGCACCAGCCACCCGGACTGGCTCGTACGCCGCTGGATCGCCGAACGTGGCTCCGATTGGACTGAGAAGGCCCTGCTTTATAATCAGGGTGCGGCCGAGCCGCTGCTACGCTGGCGCGCGGCCGGGACGCCTCCGCCCGCTGGCTGGCTACCGTTGCAGATCGACTCCCTCACTGAGGCCATCGAGTCGGACAATCCGCTAAAGTCCACCACCGCCCTACCCTGGTTTTACCAATTGGGCCCCGACGCCAAATGGACCGATGCGCTGGAACATCTCAATTCCGGCCAGGCCTACGCGCAGGACCCCGCCACCTGGCTCGCGCCCGCGCTGGCCGATGTCCAACCCGGCGAAGCCGTCTTCGACCTGTGCGCCGCACCCGGCGGCAAGGCCAGCTACCTGATCGAGGCCCTCGGCGACGTCCCTACCGGCACCCTCGTGATGCTCGACGCACCCGGCCCCCGCATCGACCAGCTTGACGAAAACCTGCGCAAATGGGCCAACGACGACGACGGCCCCGAACTGCACCTGGTCGCGCTGGACTTGCTCGAAGCGCAGCCCGACGAATTTGGTGCCTACCACGCTGTGCTTCTCGACGCCCCGTGCTCGAACACCGGCGTCATCCGCCGACGCCCCGACGTTAAATCCCGCCTGCTGCCCAAGGACCTCACCAACTGCGCCGAGCTCCAACTAAAGCTCCTCACCAAGGCCGCCGAATTCGTCGCCGACGGTGGCCGCCTGATCTACAGCACCTGCTCCCTCGAACCCGAGGAAAACAGCGGCGTCGTGGAGGCCTTCCTCGAAGCCAATCCGGAGTGGACCGTCACGGCCACCGCCGAATCCACCCCACCCGCCACCGGCTTCGACGGTGCCACGGTGTTCAGGCTGGAGCGGGAGTGA